One window from the genome of Marinobacter sp. LV10R510-11A encodes:
- the rplC gene encoding 50S ribosomal protein L3 codes for MAIGVVGRKAGMTRIFTEDGQALPVTVIEVEPNRITQLKTLESDGYRAVQVTVGARRASRVTKGEAGHFAKAGVEAGRGVWEFRLADGEGEDLAAGGEIAATVFEDGQAVDATGQSKGKGFQGGVKRWNFAMQDATHGNSLSHRAPGSIGQNQTPGKVFKGKKMAGQMGNAQVTVQNLKVVRVDAERNLLLISGAVPGATGGDVVIKPALKA; via the coding sequence ATGGCAATTGGTGTTGTCGGCCGTAAGGCTGGTATGACCCGTATTTTTACGGAAGATGGGCAGGCGCTGCCTGTCACAGTAATTGAGGTTGAGCCCAACCGCATTACTCAGCTCAAGACTCTTGAGAGTGATGGCTATCGTGCCGTTCAGGTAACTGTGGGCGCGCGCCGCGCTTCCCGCGTTACCAAAGGCGAGGCAGGTCATTTCGCTAAGGCTGGCGTAGAAGCTGGCCGTGGAGTCTGGGAATTTCGTTTGGCTGACGGCGAAGGTGAAGACCTGGCCGCGGGTGGCGAGATTGCTGCGACCGTTTTTGAAGATGGTCAGGCTGTTGATGCCACAGGTCAATCCAAGGGTAAGGGGTTCCAAGGCGGCGTAAAGCGCTGGAACTTCGCCATGCAAGACGCAACGCATGGTAACTCCCTATCGCATCGTGCTCCGGGTTCTATCGGTCAGAACCAGACTCCGGGCAAGGTATTCAAGGGCAAAAAGATGGCGGGCCAGATGGGTAATGCACAAGTAACCGTGCAGAACCTGAAAGTTGTCCGTGTCGACGCCGAGCGCAACCTCCTGCTGATTAGTGGTGCCGTACCTGGCGCGACTGGCGGTGATGTTGTCATCAAACCTGCGCTTAAAGCCTGA
- the rpsJ gene encoding 30S ribosomal protein S10 translates to MQSQKIRIRLKAFDYRLIDQSTQEIVDTAKRTGAQVRGPIPLPTRKEKFTILVSPHVNKDARDQYEIRTHKRLLDIVEPTEKTVDALMKLDLAAGVDVQISLG, encoded by the coding sequence ATGCAAAGCCAAAAGATTCGAATCAGGTTGAAGGCGTTTGATTATCGTCTTATCGACCAGTCGACGCAGGAGATTGTCGATACCGCTAAGCGGACCGGCGCTCAAGTGCGTGGACCTATCCCTCTGCCGACGCGGAAGGAAAAGTTCACAATCCTGGTTTCTCCGCACGTCAATAAAGACGCGCGCGACCAGTATGAGATTCGTACACATAAGCGTTTGCTCGACATAGTTGAGCCGACGGAAAAGACAGTAGATGCTTTGATGAAACTAGACCTGGCAGCAGGTGTAGACGTTCAGATTAGCCTCGGTTAA
- the tuf gene encoding elongation factor Tu, with product MSKSKFERLKPHLNVGTIGHVDHGKTTLTAALTRVCHEVWGTGSASAFDSIDNAPEERARGITIATSHVEYDSPARHYAHVDCPGHADYVKNMITGAAQMDGAILVCSAADGPMPQTREHILLSRQVGVPYIVVFLNKADMVDDEELLELVEMEVRELLAAYDFPGDDTPIITGSALMALQGKDDNEMGTTAVKKLVEALDSYIPEPERAINLPFLLPIEDVFSISGRGTVVTGRVERGIVKVGGEVEIVGLKDTVKTVCTGVEMFRKLLDEGRAGENVGVLLRGTKRDDVERGQVLCKPGSIKPHTKFECEVYVLGKDEGGRHTPFFKGYRPQFYFRTTDVTGSCELPEGVEMVMPGDNVKMEVTLIAPIAMEDGLRFAIREGGRTVGAGVVAKILE from the coding sequence GTGTCTAAATCTAAATTTGAACGTTTAAAGCCGCACCTTAACGTGGGCACCATTGGTCACGTTGACCATGGTAAGACGACTCTGACCGCTGCTTTGACTCGTGTATGTCACGAAGTTTGGGGTACTGGTTCTGCGAGTGCATTCGATTCGATCGATAACGCACCGGAAGAGCGTGCGCGTGGTATTACCATCGCGACCTCCCACGTTGAGTATGATTCTCCAGCTCGTCACTACGCACACGTAGACTGCCCGGGCCACGCTGACTATGTTAAAAACATGATCACGGGTGCGGCACAGATGGATGGTGCTATTCTGGTTTGCTCCGCTGCTGACGGCCCCATGCCGCAGACTCGTGAGCACATCCTGCTGTCGCGTCAGGTTGGCGTTCCTTACATCGTTGTGTTCCTGAACAAAGCGGACATGGTAGACGATGAGGAGCTCCTAGAGCTGGTAGAGATGGAAGTTCGCGAGCTATTGGCCGCATACGACTTCCCGGGTGACGACACTCCGATCATCACCGGTTCAGCCCTAATGGCGCTGCAAGGTAAAGACGACAACGAAATGGGTACTACCGCTGTTAAGAAGCTGGTAGAAGCCCTGGATTCGTACATCCCTGAGCCAGAGCGTGCGATCAATCTTCCGTTCCTGCTGCCGATTGAAGATGTGTTCTCTATTTCCGGTCGTGGTACGGTTGTGACCGGTCGTGTAGAGCGCGGCATCGTCAAGGTGGGTGGGGAAGTTGAGATTGTTGGTCTCAAGGATACCGTCAAGACAGTCTGCACCGGCGTTGAGATGTTCCGTAAGCTGCTCGACGAAGGTCGTGCGGGTGAGAACGTAGGTGTACTGCTGCGCGGCACTAAGCGTGACGACGTTGAGCGTGGTCAGGTTCTGTGTAAGCCAGGCAGCATCAAGCCGCACACCAAGTTTGAGTGTGAAGTGTACGTACTGGGCAAGGATGAGGGTGGTCGTCATACCCCGTTCTTCAAGGGTTATCGCCCGCAGTTCTACTTCCGTACAACCGACGTAACTGGTTCCTGTGAACTGCCGGAAGGCGTGGAAATGGTTATGCCTGGTGATAACGTGAAGATGGAAGTGACGTTGATTGCTCCGATCGCCATGGAAGATGGCCTGCGCTTCGCGATTCGCGAAGGCGGTCGTACCGTTGGTGCCGGCGTAGTCGCAAAGATCCTCGAGTAA